The following are encoded in a window of Amaranthus tricolor cultivar Red isolate AtriRed21 chromosome 2, ASM2621246v1, whole genome shotgun sequence genomic DNA:
- the LOC130806244 gene encoding acetyl-CoA acetyltransferase 2-like → MAPAPNSESIKPKDVCIVGAARTPMGGFLGALSSLAATKLGSIAIQGALKKANVDPSLVQEVIFGNVLSANLGQAPARQAAIGAGIPDTVVCTTVNKVCASGMKAIMLAAQSIRLEINDVVVAGGMESMSNAPKYIAEARKGSRFGHDTLVDGMLKDGLWDVYNDCAMGVCAELCAENHAVTREDQDNYACQSFERGIAAQEAGAFSWEIVPVEVSGGRGKPATVIDKDEGLTKYDPAKLKKLRPSFKEVGGTVTAGNASSISDGAAALVLVSGQKALELGLEVIAKISGYGDAAQAPEKFTTAPALAIPKAISHAGLNASQIDYYEINEAFSVVAVANMKLLELPAEKVNVHGGAVSLGHPLGCSGARIIVTLLGVLRQKNGKYGVAGVCNGGGGASAVVVELL, encoded by the exons ATGGCTCCAGCACCAAATTCTGAGTCAATCAAACCAAAAG ATGTTTGCATTGTTGGTGCTGCGCGTACACCCATGGGTGGCTTCCTTGGCGCACTCTCATCTTTAGCGGCCACTAAACTCGGCTCTATTGCTATTCAGG GTGCATTAAAGAAGGCAAATGTTGATCCATCCCTTGTACAAGAAGTAATCTTTGGAAATGTTCTAAGTGCGAACTTGGGTCAGGCTCCTGCAAGGCAGGCAGCAATAGGTGCAGGAATACCAGACACAGTGGTATGTACCACTGTCAATAAAGTTTGTGCATCAGGAATGAAAG CCATAATGCTTGCTGCACAAAGCATCCGATTGGAGATCAATGACGTTGTGGTCGCCGGAGGCATGGAAAGCATGTCAAATGCCCCTAAATACATAGCTGAGGCCAG GAAGGGTTCTCGTTTCGGTCATGACACACTTGTTGATGGGATGTTGAAAGATGGGCTTTGGGATGTTTACAATGATTGCGCCATGGGAGTTTGTGCTGAATTATGTGCTGAAAATCATGCAGTAACTAGAGAAGATCAG GATAATTACGCTTGCCAGAGCTTTGAGCGTGGTATTGCTGCTCAAGAGGCTGGTGCTTTTTCATGGGAGATAGTTCCT GTTGAGGTTTCTGGAGGAAGGGGAAAACCAGCAACAGTCATTGATAAAGATGAAGGCCTTACTAAG TATGATCCTGCCAAATTAAAAAAGCTTAGACCGAGTTTCAAAGAGGTTGGAGGCACGGTTACGGCAGGAAATGCTTCTAGCATAAG TGATGGTGCTGCTGCACTTGTTTTAGTGAGTGGGCAGAAAGCACTAGAGCTTGGACTGGAGGTGATTGCAAAGATCAGTGGTTATGGTGATGCTGCGCAG GCTCCTGAGAAATTCACTACAGCTCCTGCCCTTGCGATACCAAAGGCCATTTCTCATGCAGGCTTAAACGCATCCCAGATTGACTATTATGAGATTAACGAAGCTTTCTCT GTTGTTGCTGTTGCGAACATGAAATTACTTGAACTTCCAGCA GAAAAAGTGAATGTGCACGGTGGAGCTGTGTCCTTGGGACACCCTCTTGGGTGCAGTGGAGCACGGATTATCGTGACACTTTTGGGG GTGCTTCGACAGAAAAATGGTAAATATGGCGTTGCTGGTGTTTGTAATGGGGGAGGTGGTGCATCTGCGGTAGTGGTAGAGCTTCTGTGA